The Setaria italica strain Yugu1 chromosome IX, Setaria_italica_v2.0, whole genome shotgun sequence genome has a window encoding:
- the LOC101779463 gene encoding peroxidase 5, with protein sequence MAVQRMALYFQVAAVVVLLTATGLRAQLRVGFYDNSCPAAEIIVQQEVSKAVGANPGLAAGLLRLHFHDCFVKGCDASVLIDSTPGNTAEKDAGPNTSLRGFEVVDRIKARVEQACSGVVSCADILAFAARDSVALAGGNAYQVPAGRRDGAVSRASDTGGNLPPPTANVAQLTQIFGTKGLTQKDMVVLSGAHTIGSSHCSSFSSRLSRSGTTAGQDPTMDPAYVAQLARQCPQGGDPLVPMDYVSPNAFDEGFYKGVMANRGLLSSDQALLSDKNTAVQVVTYANDPATFQSDFAAAMVKMGSVGVLTGSSGKIRGNCRVA encoded by the exons ATGGCGGTGCAGAGGATGGCACTGTACTttcaggtggcggcggtggtggtgcttctgACGGCGACGGGGCTCCGCGCGCAGCTGCGGGTGGGGTTCTACGACAACTCCTGCCCGGCGGCGGAGATCATCGTGCAGCAGGAGGTGAGCAAGGCGGTGGGCGCCAACccgggcctcgccgccggcctgctcCGGCTccacttccacgactgcttcgtcaag GGGTGCGACGCGTCGGTGCTGATCGACTCGACCCCCGGCAACACGGCGGAGAAGGACGCCGGGCCCAACACCAGCCTGCGGGGCTTCGAGGTCGTCGACCGCATCAAGGCGCGCGTCGAGCAGGCCTGCTCCGGCGTCGTCTCCTGCGCGGACATACTCGCCTTCGCCGCCAGGGACAGCGTTGCGCTG GCCGGCGGGAACGCGTACCAGGTGCCGGCGGGCCGCCGGGACGGCGCCGTGTCGCGCGCGTCGGACACGGGCGGcaacctgccgccgccgacggcgaacGTGGCGCAGCTGACGCAGATCTTCGGCACCAAGGGCCTAACGCAGAAGGACATGGTGGTGCTCTCGGGCGCGCACACCATCGGCTCCTCGCACTGCAGCTCCTTCAGCAGCCGGCTGTCGCGGTCGGGCACCACGGCGGGGCAGGACCCCACCATGGACCCGGCCTACGTGGCGCAGCTGGCGAGGCAGTGCCCGCAGGGAGGGGACCCGCTGGTGCCTATGGACTACGTCTCCCCCAACGCCTTCGACGAGGGGTTCTACAAGGGCGTCATGGCCAACCGCGGCCTGCTGTCCTCGGACCAGGCGCTGCTCAGCGACAAGAACACGGCCGTGCAGGTCGTCACCTACGCCAACGACCCGGCCACGTTCCAGAgcgacttcgccgccgccatggtgaAGATGGGATCCGTCGGCGTGCTCACCGGAAGCAGCGGCAAGATCAGGGGCAACTGCAGGGTCGCCTGA